In the Staphylococcus condimenti genome, one interval contains:
- the gpsB gene encoding cell division regulator GpsB → MADVSLKLSAKDIYEKDFEKTLARGYRREEVDAFLDDIIADYQKMADLDSEVVKLNEENHKLKKELEELRLRVATSRPQENKNFSSNASTNNVDILKRISNLEKAVFGK, encoded by the coding sequence ATGGCAGATGTATCTTTAAAGTTATCAGCAAAAGATATTTATGAAAAAGATTTCGAAAAAACTCTTGCCCGCGGCTATAGAAGGGAAGAGGTAGATGCATTCCTAGATGACATCATTGCAGACTATCAAAAAATGGCCGATTTAGATAGTGAAGTCGTTAAGTTAAATGAAGAAAATCACAAATTAAAAAAAGAACTTGAAGAATTGCGTTTACGTGTTGCAACTTCTAGACCACAAGAAAACAAGAATTTCTCATCAAATGCGAGTACGAATAATGTAGACATTTTAAAACGCATTTCTAATTTAGAAAAAGCAGTATTCGGTAAATAA
- a CDS encoding THUMP domain-containing class I SAM-dependent RNA methyltransferase: MYQLLAVCPMGLESVVSKEVNELGYETEVENGRIFFEGDEKAIAKSNLWLRTSDRVRIVIGRFKATTFEELFEQTKNIPWETIIPVDGNFPVQGRSVKSTLHSVPDVQAIVKKAIVERLKEAYSHKGWLDETGPKYPVEVAIHKDQVLLTIDTSGSGLNKRGYRLAQGEAPIKETLAAALIRLANWNGNTPLIDPFCGSGTIAIEACLIAQNIAPGFNRSFVSETWDIMPEGLYDTLRDEADQQADYDKEVEVYAYDIDHEMVEIAKRNADEVGLGEVIHFEVKDVNTLDIHTDKPIALIGNPPYGERIGDREEVEEMYRYLGKLMKEHPNLSEYILTSNKEFEFLTQRKATKRRKLFNGYIECTYYQYWANKK, encoded by the coding sequence ATGTATCAATTATTAGCTGTGTGTCCCATGGGTCTTGAATCAGTAGTTTCTAAAGAAGTCAATGAACTTGGTTATGAAACTGAAGTCGAGAACGGCAGAATATTCTTTGAAGGTGATGAAAAAGCCATTGCGAAAAGTAATCTTTGGTTACGCACATCAGATAGAGTACGTATAGTAATAGGCCGCTTCAAAGCCACAACTTTCGAAGAATTATTTGAACAAACTAAAAATATACCTTGGGAAACAATCATCCCTGTAGACGGCAATTTCCCTGTGCAAGGTCGAAGTGTGAAATCTACATTACACAGTGTTCCTGATGTTCAAGCAATTGTTAAAAAAGCAATTGTAGAACGATTAAAAGAAGCATATTCACATAAAGGCTGGTTAGATGAAACTGGTCCTAAATATCCCGTTGAAGTTGCAATCCACAAAGATCAAGTATTATTAACGATTGACACTTCCGGATCAGGTTTGAATAAACGCGGTTATAGACTTGCTCAAGGTGAAGCACCTATCAAAGAGACACTTGCTGCAGCCTTAATTCGTTTAGCGAATTGGAACGGAAACACTCCATTAATCGATCCTTTCTGCGGTTCAGGTACAATAGCAATTGAAGCTTGCTTAATTGCGCAAAACATTGCCCCTGGATTTAACCGTTCGTTCGTTTCAGAAACTTGGGACATTATGCCAGAAGGACTTTACGACACATTACGTGATGAGGCAGATCAACAAGCTGATTACGATAAAGAAGTTGAAGTTTATGCATATGATATCGATCATGAAATGGTTGAAATCGCAAAACGAAACGCTGATGAAGTCGGTTTAGGCGAGGTTATCCATTTTGAAGTGAAAGATGTCAATACTTTAGATATCCATACTGACAAACCTATTGCACTTATAGGAAATCCGCCATATGGCGAACGTATCGGAGATCGTGAAGAAGTTGAAGAAATGTATCGTTATTTAGGTAAGTTAATGAAAGAACATCCAAATCTTTCAGAATACATTTTAACAAGCAATAAAGAATTTGAGTTTTTAACACAACGCAAAGCAACAAAACGCAGAAAATTATTCAATGGTTACATTGAATGTACGTATTACCAATATTGGGCAAACAAAAAATAA
- the rarD gene encoding EamA family transporter RarD gives MNQEFKRGILYSLIAYILWGTLPIYWSLLNDIGPFEILAYRIILSMIFMVVLIYAMGKYTQFINNIKLLTVKQIIALTAAGYIITINWGTFIWAVNNNHVLQSSLGYYINPLVSILLAMIFLKERFTKMEWLAIIFAVIGVLYMTIKIGEFPIVSIMLALSFGFYGLLKKIVPIDALSSITYECIVTTPAALIYIIYLWTTHQTTVGFNMPTFWLLFSGAITAIPLISFSAGARRIPLSLMGFIQYVGPTLMFILGIFVYKEAFDINQLITFIFIWAGIIVYCISQYVQMKKDNNPAT, from the coding sequence TTGAACCAAGAATTTAAACGCGGAATATTATATTCCTTAATAGCATATATTTTATGGGGCACTCTTCCTATTTACTGGTCGTTACTTAACGATATAGGTCCATTTGAAATACTTGCATACAGAATTATCTTATCTATGATATTCATGGTTGTTTTAATCTATGCGATGGGTAAATACACACAATTTATTAATAACATAAAGTTATTAACAGTGAAGCAGATTATTGCTTTAACTGCTGCTGGTTATATTATAACGATAAACTGGGGTACTTTTATTTGGGCTGTAAACAATAATCATGTCTTACAATCAAGCCTAGGTTATTATATTAATCCATTAGTCAGCATTCTTTTAGCGATGATATTCCTAAAAGAACGTTTTACTAAAATGGAATGGTTGGCCATTATATTTGCTGTTATCGGCGTATTATACATGACCATCAAAATAGGAGAATTTCCTATCGTTTCAATCATGCTTGCATTATCATTCGGTTTTTATGGTTTACTGAAAAAAATTGTACCAATAGATGCACTCAGCAGTATCACGTATGAGTGTATTGTAACCACACCTGCTGCTTTAATATATATCATTTATCTATGGACTACACATCAAACAACGGTCGGTTTTAATATGCCTACTTTCTGGTTATTATTTTCAGGTGCTATCACTGCAATACCACTTATCAGCTTTTCTGCAGGTGCACGGAGAATACCTTTATCTCTAATGGGTTTCATCCAGTATGTAGGACCTACTTTAATGTTTATTCTAGGTATTTTTGTTTATAAAGAAGCGTTTGATATTAATCAATTAATTACATTTATATTCATTTGGGCAGGTATTATAGTTTATTGTATCTCCCAATACGTTCAAATGAAAAAAGATAATAACCCTGCAACATAA